One stretch of Ipomoea triloba cultivar NCNSP0323 chromosome 8, ASM357664v1 DNA includes these proteins:
- the LOC116026784 gene encoding probable diphthine methyl ester synthase, giving the protein MLYIIGLGLGDEKDITLKGLEAVKKCSQVYMEAYTSLLSFGLSSDGLSTLENLYGKSITLADRETVEEKADAILLEAQSSDIAFLVVGDPFGATTHSDLVVRAKKLGVDVKVVHNASVMNAVGVCGLQLYRYGETISIPFFTDTWRPDSFYEKIRENRKLGLHTLCLLDIRVKEPSLESLARGKKQYEPPRYMTINTAIEQLLEVEESRGESAYNEDTACVGFARLGSEDQKVVAGSMKRLLTYDFGPPLHCLVIVGTTHPVEEEMLEFYAC; this is encoded by the exons ATGTTGTATATAATCGGATTGGGCTTAGGGGATGAGAAAGACATCACCCTGAAAGGACTTGAAGCAGTGAAGAAATGCAGCCAAGTGTATATGGAAGCCTACACTTCTCTTCTCTCTTTTGGACTCTCCTCTGATGGCCTTTCTACTCTG GAAAACTTATACGGAAAATCGATTACTCTTGCGGATAGAGAAACTGTTGAGGAGAAAGCTGATGCCATACTATTGGAAGCGCAGTCCTCCGACATTGCTTTCCTTGTAGTTGGAGACCCTTTCGG GGCAACTACCCACAGTGACCTTGTTGTTAGAGCAAAAAAGTTGGGGGTGGATGTAAAGGTTGTGCATAATGCATCAGTAATGAATGCTGTTGGCGTTTGTGGCTTGCAGCTCTATCGTTACGGAGAGACAATCTCCATACCCTTCTTCACAGACACTTGGAGGCCTGACAGTTTCTATGAGAAGATTCGTGAAAATCGAAAGCTTGGATTGCATACTCTCTGTTTGCTAG ATATACGGGTGAAAGAACCCTCATTGGAATCCTTGGCTAG AGGCAAAAAGCAATATGAGCCACCAAGGTACATGACAATAAACACTGCCATTGAGCAACTCTTAGAAGTTGAAGAATCCCGTGGGGAATCAG CCTACAATGAAGACACTGCTTGTGTTGGTTTTGCCCGGCTGGGCAGCGAAGACCAGAAGGTTGTTGCAGGTTCTATGAAGCGATTGCTAACGTACGACTTCGGGCCTCCTCTACACTGTCTAGTCATTGTTGGCACTACTCACCCAGTGGAAGAAGAGATGCTGGAATTCTATGCCTGTTGA